Proteins from one Paraburkholderia sp. BL10I2N1 genomic window:
- a CDS encoding GntP family permease, with protein MEAVHGSMLLIYAVIAIAALILMITRFKVYPFLVLIIVSLLLGLAVGMPMNTIVKSFETGNGNTLGHIAIVVGLGTMLGKMMAESGGAERVATTLINWFGEKNIHWAMMFVAIIVGLPVFFEVGFVLLIPIAFNVAKRTGKSLLLVGLPMVAGLSVVHGLIPPHPAALLAVQAYHADIGKTIAYGLIVGVPTAIVAGPLFALLIHRSIQLPENNPLAAQFIGSSEAQGEKKRELPSFGITLFTILLPVLLMLIGSWADLLFAPKTLPNDLLRFVGTSDVALLISVLVSFWTFGANRGFNREQIQKFCGECLAPIAGITLIVGAGGGFGRVLLDSGISKQIVDTATAAHLSPLLLGWFVAALIRLATGSATVAMTTACGIVAPIAAAAGTQAKPELLVLATGSGSLIFSHVNDGGFWLIKEYFGMTVVQTFKTWSLCETIISVMGLGLTFALAAVL; from the coding sequence ATGGAAGCTGTCCACGGCAGCATGCTGCTGATTTACGCGGTGATCGCCATCGCGGCGCTGATCCTGATGATCACGCGCTTCAAGGTTTATCCATTTCTCGTTCTGATCATCGTTTCGCTGCTGCTGGGCCTTGCCGTCGGCATGCCGATGAACACGATCGTCAAGTCGTTCGAAACTGGCAACGGCAATACGCTCGGTCACATCGCGATCGTCGTGGGTCTGGGGACGATGCTCGGCAAGATGATGGCCGAATCAGGCGGCGCGGAGCGCGTCGCCACGACCCTCATCAACTGGTTCGGCGAAAAGAACATTCACTGGGCGATGATGTTTGTCGCGATCATCGTCGGCTTGCCGGTATTTTTTGAAGTCGGCTTCGTGCTGCTGATTCCGATTGCGTTCAACGTCGCGAAGCGCACCGGTAAATCGCTGCTGCTGGTGGGGCTGCCGATGGTCGCGGGGCTGTCGGTCGTGCACGGTCTGATTCCGCCGCACCCGGCCGCGCTGCTCGCGGTGCAGGCCTATCACGCGGATATCGGCAAGACGATTGCGTATGGTCTGATCGTCGGGGTTCCGACTGCGATTGTCGCCGGTCCGCTGTTCGCGCTGTTGATCCATCGCTCGATCCAGCTGCCGGAGAATAACCCGCTTGCCGCGCAGTTCATCGGGTCGAGCGAGGCGCAAGGCGAGAAGAAGCGCGAGTTGCCGAGCTTCGGCATCACGCTCTTCACGATTCTGTTGCCGGTGCTGCTGATGCTGATCGGCAGCTGGGCCGATCTGCTGTTCGCACCGAAGACGCTGCCGAACGACCTGCTGCGATTCGTCGGCACATCTGACGTCGCGCTGCTGATCTCGGTGCTGGTCAGCTTCTGGACCTTCGGCGCCAATCGCGGCTTCAATCGCGAGCAGATCCAGAAGTTCTGCGGCGAGTGTCTTGCGCCGATCGCCGGCATCACTCTGATCGTCGGCGCGGGCGGCGGCTTTGGCCGCGTGCTGCTGGATAGCGGCATCTCGAAGCAGATCGTCGATACGGCGACCGCGGCGCATCTTTCGCCGCTTCTGCTCGGCTGGTTTGTCGCTGCGCTGATCCGCCTCGCGACGGGTTCGGCGACGGTCGCCATGACGACGGCCTGCGGCATCGTTGCGCCGATTGCAGCGGCGGCGGGTACGCAGGCGAAGCCGGAACTGCTGGTGCTCGCGACGGGCTCGGGTTCGCTGATCTTCTCGCACGTGAACGACGGCGGCTTCTGGCTGATCAAGGAATATTTCGGCATGACCGTGGTGCAGACGTTCAAGACCTGGTCGCTGTGCGAAACCATCATCTCGGTGATGGGCTTGGGTTTGACCTTCGCGCTGGCGGCGGTCCTGTAA
- a CDS encoding methyl-accepting chemotaxis protein, which produces MKIKQMSVRAKLYGTFASLTMVVLVVSGLSLNALNSANAHFSSFVSGINARAQLSQTVRTAVDRRAIAARNMALVTKPEDFAVEKAAEAQAQQDVDARLAKLNAMMASAVDVTDQARNLLQEINRIEGLYGPVARAIVELAVAGKREEAVAKLNNDCRPLLVALIRATNDYQSYTRDRADLLVRQSYEHYEMQRNLLLGICLAAIVLSALASTLITRGILGALGAEPADLGRVAQRVAGGDLSSVPGATSAPSGSVLASMAQMQQSLVELIGRVHKAADSIATGSSQIASGNVDLSSRTEEQASSLQETASSMEELTSTVKQNAENAQQARALSANASDVAMKGNQVVGQVVETMGQISASSSRIAEITGIIEGIAFQTNILALNAAVEAARAGEEGRGFAVVASEVRNLAQRSSSAAKEIKELIAQSVNQIQAGSSLATEAGATMSEVTQAVARVTDIMGEIAAASTEQSRGIEQVNQAITQMDTVTQQNAALVEEATAASKSLEDQGRHLTEAVALFRLDQANPLHRRDTASVATPAENGTRAGNHAGTRAPSMRAPKAAHAPLSATGSDGWDTF; this is translated from the coding sequence ATGAAGATCAAGCAGATGTCCGTTAGGGCAAAGCTGTACGGCACATTTGCCAGCCTCACCATGGTTGTTCTGGTGGTGTCCGGACTGTCGTTGAATGCGTTGAACAGCGCTAATGCCCATTTTTCCAGCTTCGTTTCCGGAATCAATGCGCGCGCGCAGCTATCCCAGACCGTTCGCACGGCCGTAGACCGGCGTGCCATTGCGGCACGCAACATGGCGCTGGTGACGAAGCCGGAGGACTTCGCCGTCGAAAAGGCCGCCGAGGCCCAGGCGCAGCAGGACGTGGACGCACGGCTTGCGAAACTGAACGCGATGATGGCGAGCGCTGTAGATGTCACCGATCAGGCCCGCAACCTCCTGCAGGAGATCAACCGGATCGAGGGCTTGTATGGTCCTGTCGCGCGGGCGATCGTGGAACTCGCCGTTGCCGGCAAACGCGAAGAGGCCGTCGCAAAGCTCAATAACGATTGCAGGCCGTTGCTGGTGGCGCTGATCAGAGCCACGAACGACTACCAGAGCTACACGCGGGATCGTGCCGATCTGCTGGTCCGGCAGTCATACGAACACTACGAGATGCAGCGCAATCTGCTACTTGGAATCTGTCTGGCGGCAATTGTGCTGTCTGCTCTGGCCAGCACTCTGATAACGCGCGGCATTCTGGGCGCGCTCGGCGCGGAGCCTGCTGACCTTGGCCGGGTGGCGCAGCGCGTCGCCGGCGGCGATCTGAGCAGCGTACCAGGGGCAACTTCGGCGCCCTCAGGCAGCGTGCTTGCTTCGATGGCACAGATGCAGCAAAGCCTCGTGGAACTGATTGGCCGGGTTCACAAAGCAGCCGACAGCATTGCCACCGGTTCGAGCCAGATTGCGTCGGGTAATGTCGACCTGTCTTCCCGCACAGAAGAGCAGGCGTCGTCACTTCAGGAAACGGCCTCCAGCATGGAGGAATTGACGTCGACCGTGAAGCAGAACGCGGAGAACGCTCAGCAGGCCAGGGCGTTGTCGGCCAACGCGTCGGACGTGGCCATGAAAGGCAATCAGGTGGTCGGCCAGGTGGTCGAAACGATGGGCCAGATCAGCGCAAGCTCGAGCCGTATCGCAGAGATTACGGGGATCATCGAAGGTATTGCGTTCCAGACCAACATCCTTGCACTGAATGCGGCCGTGGAAGCCGCCCGCGCAGGCGAGGAAGGCCGTGGGTTCGCCGTGGTCGCCAGCGAAGTGCGCAATCTTGCGCAACGTTCGTCCAGCGCGGCGAAGGAAATCAAGGAACTGATCGCCCAATCGGTGAACCAGATCCAGGCTGGCTCTTCACTGGCGACCGAGGCGGGTGCGACGATGTCGGAAGTGACCCAGGCGGTCGCGCGCGTGACCGACATTATGGGCGAGATCGCGGCGGCGTCGACCGAACAGAGCCGCGGCATAGAGCAGGTCAATCAGGCGATCACGCAGATGGACACCGTGACCCAGCAGAACGCGGCGCTCGTCGAAGAGGCGACCGCGGCATCGAAGTCGCTCGAAGATCAGGGGCGGCACCTGACCGAAGCGGTTGCGCTGTTCCGGCTCGACCAGGCCAACCCGCTGCACCGGCGCGATACAGCTTCGGTCGCCACGCCAGCTGAAAATGGCACGCGTGCCGGCAATCATGCAGGTACGCGCGCCCCGTCGATGCGGGCGCCGAAAGCAGCACACGCTCCGTTGAGTGCCACCGGCAGCGATGGCTGGGATACGTTCTAA
- the eda gene encoding bifunctional 4-hydroxy-2-oxoglutarate aldolase/2-dehydro-3-deoxy-phosphogluconate aldolase encodes MTARSVSEIVRLGPVIPVLAFDSVEQGENVSRALHAGGVKVLEITLRTEAGLKAIERASQLAEDIVVGVGTITKPEQCALAKKAGATFGVSPGLTKAMHQAAQDAGLPLLPGVMTPTDIIVALELGYEIVKFFPAQQAGGVPMLQAFSGPFPTLKFCPTGGITAESAPNFLALPNVVCVGGSWLTPKAALTTQNWDEVTRLARAASQLAAPAH; translated from the coding sequence ATGACAGCAAGGTCAGTAAGCGAAATCGTGCGCCTCGGCCCGGTCATTCCGGTGCTGGCGTTCGATTCGGTCGAGCAGGGCGAAAACGTGTCGCGTGCGCTGCATGCGGGCGGCGTCAAGGTGCTCGAAATCACGCTGCGCACCGAAGCGGGCCTGAAGGCGATCGAACGTGCGAGCCAACTGGCGGAAGATATCGTCGTGGGCGTCGGCACGATCACGAAGCCGGAGCAGTGCGCGCTGGCGAAGAAGGCCGGCGCCACGTTCGGCGTGTCGCCGGGCCTGACGAAGGCAATGCACCAGGCCGCGCAGGACGCGGGCCTGCCGCTCTTGCCCGGCGTGATGACGCCGACCGACATCATTGTCGCGCTGGAACTCGGCTACGAGATCGTCAAGTTTTTCCCGGCGCAGCAGGCCGGCGGCGTGCCGATGCTGCAGGCGTTCAGCGGCCCGTTTCCGACGCTGAAGTTCTGCCCGACGGGCGGCATCACCGCCGAATCGGCGCCGAATTTCCTCGCGTTGCCGAACGTGGTGTGCGTCGGCGGTTCATGGCTCACGCCGAAGGCAGCGCTCACCACGCAGAACTGGGACGAAGTCACGCGCCTCGCCCGTGCGGCCAGCCAGCTGGCAGCGCCGGCACATTGA